The segment CCAGTGataatttcaattttaataattgaattttaaataatttgaatgAACTCAACAATAGGATGcaaatgatattttatttgcatgttgtAACTgtgattttttatgtttatattacaCATTAAAGCACTGAGAAACATTGCAGCTGTAATTATAGGATTCAGTCTGACGGTTGTTACAGTATGATGCTTCAACACTACATTGATGGAAAAGTgatgtatttatttcctttttggaGAATCATCAGGGCCTCTCCattctttgtttcatctgtcacCAGCTCGAGGATGAACTCAGCTACTTCCGACGGGCTGAAACAAAACGGTAGAGTGatgttaatgaaaacacagacacactgttgtTCATCATGTCTCATATTGTAGAAATTATTcaacagaaaaaagaacaaaatgtaaaacgtGTGAGATTTAATAAGCAACTTTAAGACAGGAAAAAACTCACTTTAACATACCAGTTGTTTCTATGACTTGATGGATTAAACCTTCTAGGTGGGAGAATTGTCCAGTCTTGGTTTTGCAGACGGAGACAAGCTGAGTTTGGACAGGACCTGGACAAATGACATTGAACCGTATCCCGTAGCCTGATGCAGTAGAAGCAGCCTAGTTTAAGACAGACAATTAGGCCTCAGCTTTATTACATTCATACATGGttcttaaagctgcattaattgACCCTCTTTGTCCTGTGGCAGAAAATCTCAAGCTGTCAAACTACAGCCCTGAAATCACCTGATGATGTGAGTCTGGACATTATCATTATCAGTAAGAGTTCATCTTCTTGGATTTTCTTACCGCCATAGCTCGAGTGAAGCCGACGACTCCATGCTTGGTGGCCGTGTAGACAGGACACATTTCCATGGGAAAGACACCTAAAGGATCAGAAGTCACTTTTAGGGCTGAATTAAGAGCTGTTATTATCCAGCAAAATGCCTCTCTCCATTATTTTTGTGGTACTATGTACTTTATAAATTTCAATTTTTCAAAgttcattcagtttatttatattgcaccaattcacaacaaaaaAGATTTCAAAGCACTTTATATTGTAAAGTTCAAACCTTTCAAGCTCTgtagaaacatttttcaaatatataCAATTATGTATAATCAGGCTCAGGGACACATATTAACCTCTTACTTGTGTGTCGTCTGCATATCAACAGACTCttactgtttcctgctgttAATACCTAAAGGAGACGTCTACATagtgaaaagtaaaactaacacaaacctGGATTTAGAGACTGTCTCACTGAGACGCTTctctttaaacatgtttttctttagttgAAAATTATTACACTATATATGCAGTTCATCTTTGACTTTACCTGCCACAGATGCAGTGTTGACGACGACCCCTCCCCGGCCTCCAGTCAACTTGTTCATGTGCTCGAGAGCCACATAAGTCCTTCTGACAACACCCCCCTACAAACACGAATGATAATGGTGCATTTTGGTGTAATGTAACAGTGgaaatgtctttttgtcttgttcttctgtctgaatattgcaaaaataaaaaggtatcattttctttttactttttaccagGTTTATGGGCACAGTTTTTCCCCAGTCCATCTCATCCACGGTGCCAGCATTGTTGCACACAATGTCGATTCCTCCAAAGGTTTCTGTGGCTTTCTGAAAGGCAGCTTGACAACAGGGAAAACATATCTGTACCTTAAGCACAATAACCTCACATTATAGCCAATTTAAACACACCTCTCTACATGTTAAGCACTGATACTTCAAAAATAGATGTGGGTCAGACACACATGCTGTCAGCACTGCAGCAACTGCTGTTTCTTAAACTGGTATAATTTATGTTTCACAAACTtccaaaatacacatttttgaGGTCCAAAACACAGTTTATCAGCTTAGATTACATCATATGAAAGAACGTATAACCTCCCTCATGTGCAGCATGACTCACATGTTCATTACAATCTTCATTTTTCTGCTA is part of the Anabas testudineus chromosome 14, fAnaTes1.2, whole genome shotgun sequence genome and harbors:
- the LOC113170879 gene encoding 15-hydroxyprostaglandin dehydrogenase [NAD(+)]-like, yielding MALNGKVAVVTGAAMGIGKAIAETFLHNSAKVVLLDVNEPVAKSVMEDLNKQYGQDRTLFLRCDVTSDEQIKAAFQKATETFGGIDIVCNNAGTVDEMDWGKTVPINLGGVVRRTYVALEHMNKLTGGRGGVVVNTASVAGVFPMEMCPVYTATKHGVVGFTRAMAAASTASGYGIRFNVICPGPVQTQLVSVCKTKTGQFSHLEGLIHQVIETTGMLNPSEVAEFILELVTDETKNGEALMILQKGNKYITFPSM